One region of Limnospira fusiformis SAG 85.79 genomic DNA includes:
- a CDS encoding Uma2 family endonuclease, with translation MVTQLPLPTDTEIIYPESDGQPMADNTLQFRWITVIYHNLAWLFAQEPNVFIAGDLLWYPVQGNNKLCQAPDVMVAFGVPKGDRGSYQQWQENNIAPQVVFEILSPNNTEKEMNRKLLFYDRYGVEEYYIYDPQKNNLTGWLRSETWLDIIEPINGWVSPRLGIRFDLSSDNLVLYRPDGQPFADYLEVQQQLTTMTEQLEDVTEQLEQERQAKQAATEQLEQERQAKQAATEQLEQEQQAKQAATEQLEQQRQRNQRLEQLLREAGLNPDANL, from the coding sequence ATGGTGACACAACTCCCCCTCCCAACCGATACCGAAATCATTTATCCCGAAAGTGATGGACAACCTATGGCCGATAATACCCTTCAATTTCGCTGGATTACTGTCATTTACCATAATCTAGCCTGGTTATTTGCCCAAGAGCCCAATGTGTTTATCGCCGGGGATTTATTGTGGTATCCAGTACAGGGAAATAATAAATTATGTCAAGCCCCAGATGTAATGGTGGCTTTTGGTGTTCCCAAAGGAGATAGAGGTTCTTATCAACAGTGGCAAGAGAATAATATTGCCCCGCAAGTCGTCTTTGAAATTCTTTCTCCGAACAACACTGAAAAGGAAATGAACCGCAAATTATTATTTTATGACCGCTACGGGGTGGAGGAATACTATATCTATGACCCTCAAAAGAATAACCTAACGGGATGGTTACGTTCTGAGACTTGGTTAGATATCATTGAACCCATCAATGGTTGGGTTTCCCCTCGTTTGGGCATTCGCTTTGACCTGTCCTCGGATAATTTGGTGTTGTATCGTCCCGATGGTCAACCCTTTGCCGATTATCTGGAAGTCCAACAGCAGTTAACAACTATGACTGAACAATTGGAAGATGTGACTGAACAATTGGAACAGGAACGGCAAGCCAAACAAGCGGCTACTGAACAATTGGAACAGGAACGGCAAGCCAAACAAGCGGCTACTGAACAATTGGAACAGGAACAGCAAGCCAAACAAGCGGCTACTGAACAATTGGAACAGCAACGGCAACGTAACCAACGTTTAGAACAATTACTGCGAGAAGCAGGACTGAATCCTGATGCCAATTTATAG
- a CDS encoding Uma2 family endonuclease codes for MVTQLPLPTDTEIIYPESDGQPMADNTVQFRWITVIYHNLAWLFAQEPNVFIAGDLLWYPVQGNNKLCQAPDVMVAFGVPKGDRGSYQQWQENNIAPQVVFEILSPNNTEKEMNRKLLFYDRYGVEEYYIYDPQKNKLTGWLRSEAGLDIIEPINSWVSPRLGIRFDLSSDNLVLYRPDGQPFADYLEAQQQLTTMTEQLEDVTEQLEQERQAKQAATEQLEQERQRNQRLEQLLREAGLNPDANL; via the coding sequence ATGGTGACACAACTCCCCCTCCCAACCGATACCGAAATCATTTATCCCGAAAGTGATGGACAACCTATGGCCGATAATACCGTTCAATTTCGCTGGATTACTGTCATTTACCATAATCTAGCCTGGTTATTTGCCCAAGAGCCGAATGTGTTTATCGCCGGGGATTTATTGTGGTATCCAGTACAGGGAAATAATAAATTATGTCAAGCCCCAGATGTAATGGTGGCTTTTGGTGTTCCCAAAGGAGATAGAGGTTCTTATCAACAGTGGCAAGAGAATAATATTGCCCCGCAAGTCGTCTTTGAAATTCTTTCTCCGAACAACACTGAAAAGGAAATGAACCGCAAATTATTATTTTATGACCGCTACGGGGTGGAGGAATACTATATCTATGACCCTCAAAAGAATAAACTAACGGGATGGTTACGTTCTGAGGCTGGGTTAGATATCATTGAACCCATCAATAGTTGGGTTTCCCCTCGTTTGGGCATTCGCTTTGACCTGTCCTCGGATAATTTGGTGTTGTATCGTCCCGATGGTCAACCCTTTGCCGATTATCTGGAAGCCCAACAGCAGTTAACAACTATGACTGAACAATTGGAAGATGTGACTGAACAATTGGAACAGGAACGGCAAGCCAAACAAGCGGCTACTGAACAATTGGAACAGGAACGGCAACGTAACCAACGTTTAGAACAATTGCTGCGAGAAGCAGGACTGAACCCTGATGCCAATTTATAG
- a CDS encoding Uma2 family endonuclease, with protein MATQLPLPTDTEIIYPESDGQPMADNTLQFRWITVIYHNLAWLFAQEPNVFIAGDLLWYPVQGNNKLCQAPDVMVAFGVPKGDRGSYQQWQENNIAPQVVFEILSPNNTEKEMSRKLLFYDRYGVEEYYIYDPQKNKLTGWLRSEAGLDIIEPINGWVSPRLGIRFDLSSDNLVLYRPDGQPFADYLEVQQQLTTMTEQLEDVTEQLEQERQAKQAATEQLEQERQRNQRLEQLLREAGLNPDANL; from the coding sequence ATGGCGACACAACTCCCCCTCCCAACCGATACCGAAATCATTTATCCCGAAAGTGATGGACAACCTATGGCCGATAATACCCTTCAATTTCGCTGGATTACTGTCATTTACCATAATCTAGCCTGGTTATTTGCCCAAGAGCCGAATGTGTTTATCGCCGGGGATTTATTGTGGTATCCAGTACAGGGAAATAATAAATTATGTCAAGCCCCAGATGTAATGGTGGCTTTTGGTGTTCCCAAAGGAGATAGAGGTTCTTATCAACAGTGGCAAGAGAATAATATTGCCCCGCAAGTCGTCTTTGAAATTCTTTCTCCGAACAACACTGAAAAGGAAATGAGCCGCAAATTATTATTTTATGACCGCTACGGGGTGGAGGAATACTATATCTATGACCCTCAAAAGAATAAACTAACGGGATGGTTACGTTCTGAGGCTGGGTTAGATATCATTGAACCCATCAATGGTTGGGTTTCCCCTCGTTTGGGCATTCGCTTTGACCTGTCCTCGGATAATTTGGTGTTGTATCGTCCCGATGGTCAACCCTTTGCCGATTATCTGGAAGTCCAACAGCAGTTAACAACTATGACTGAACAATTGGAAGATGTGACTGAACAATTGGAACAGGAACGGCAAGCCAAACAAGCGGCTACTGAACAATTGGAACAGGAACGGCAACGTAACCAACGTTTAGAACAATTGCTGCGAGAAGCAGGACTGAATCCTGATGCCAATTTATAG
- a CDS encoding Uma2 family endonuclease → MVTQLPLPTDTEIIYPESDGQPMADNTVQFRWITVIYDNLAWLFAQEPNVFIAGDLLWYPVQGNNKLCQAPDVMVAFGVPKGDRGSYQQWQENNIAPQVVFEILSPNNTEKEMNRKLLFYDRYGVEEYYIYDPQKNKLTGWLRSETWLDIIEPINGWVSPRLGIRFDLSSDNLVLYRPDGQPFADYLEAQQQLTTMTEQLEQERQRNQRLEQLLREAGLNPDANL, encoded by the coding sequence ATGGTGACACAACTCCCCCTCCCAACCGATACCGAAATCATTTATCCCGAAAGTGATGGACAACCTATGGCCGATAATACCGTTCAATTTCGCTGGATTACTGTCATTTACGATAATCTAGCCTGGTTATTTGCCCAAGAGCCGAATGTGTTTATCGCCGGGGATTTATTGTGGTATCCAGTACAGGGAAATAATAAATTATGTCAAGCCCCAGATGTAATGGTGGCTTTTGGTGTTCCCAAAGGAGATAGAGGTTCTTATCAACAGTGGCAAGAGAATAATATTGCCCCGCAAGTCGTCTTTGAAATTCTTTCTCCGAACAACACTGAAAAGGAAATGAACCGCAAATTATTATTTTATGACCGCTACGGGGTGGAGGAATACTATATCTATGACCCTCAAAAGAATAAACTAACGGGATGGTTACGTTCTGAGACTTGGTTAGATATCATTGAACCCATCAATGGTTGGGTTTCCCCTCGTTTGGGCATTCGCTTTGACCTTTCCTCGGATAATTTGGTGTTGTATCGTCCCGATGGTCAACCCTTTGCCGATTATCTGGAAGCCCAACAGCAGTTAACAACTATGACTGAACAATTGGAACAGGAGCGGCAACGTAACCAACGTTTAGAACAATTGCTGCGAGAAGCAGGACTGAACCCTGATGCCAATTTATAG